From a single Candidatus Nanopelagicales bacterium genomic region:
- a CDS encoding tail fiber protein: MSLNNNQVLYTILGSRFGGDGKNTFALPKVANCGDAKWGICIEGAYPSRP; encoded by the coding sequence ATGTCGCTCAATAACAACCAGGTCTTGTACACGATTCTCGGCAGCCGCTTTGGCGGCGACGGCAAGAACACCTTCGCGCTGCCGAAGGTCGCGAATTGTGGCGACGCCAAGTGGGGCATCTGCATTGAAGGGGCGTACCCGTCGCGGCCCTAG